ATCCTTAATTACACTTTATTTTTAGGCATAGGTGTTTTTTTAGTTTGGTGGCAGTTTCATAAAATGACGAATGCTGAACTTGAAAAATTCAAGTTTGCCTTAAGCAATGCCAACTACTGGCTCATCATTCCCGTAATTATCATGGCTATCTCAGCTCATATCAGCCGGGCCATGCGCTGGAAAATCCTTATACACCCACTCGGTTATAATCCCTCTTTGTTCAATACTTTCAGCTGTGTAATGTCAGGATACCTGGCCAATTCATTTTTACCAAGATTTGGAGAAATATTGCGATGCACATTATTAGCCCGCTATGAAAAAATCCCTGCTGAAAAATTATTAGGCACCATCGTTTTTGAAAGAATATTTGATCTGTTATGTTACCTGATCTTTATTGGATTAACCATACTGATTCAATTTAAGCTGGTAGGAAGCTTTATTGAAGAAAGCCTAGAGAATTTTATACACAGCAGCAGTGCAGAAATAGCATTGATAAAAATTATTATTGCAATTGTTGTGTTAATACTGGTAATAATTTTTATCCGCCGGTTCTTTAAAAAAAACAGTACCTCTCCTATTGCTGTACGTTTACGCAATTTCTTTACCGGCTTATCCGAAGGTATTACCACCGTAAAAAAAATGAAACAACGGCGCTGGTTCCTGGCACATACTTTTTTTATTTGGACAATGTATCTTTTGCAGATATATGTAGGTTTCAATGCAATCAAAGAAGTTTCTCACCTGGGGTTAGATGCTGCTTGTTCCGTACTTACATTGGCAACCATCGCTATGATCGTAATGCCGGGTGGCTTAGGCGCTTTTCCCAAAGCTGTAGCCTGGGTGTTATTGTTATATTCAATCGAGGAACCAATTGGTGAAGCATTTGGATTTTTAATGTGGGGCGTGACCACTTTCATAGTGTTATTGTTTGGCATCATCTTTTCCGTATTAATGTATTACGTCAACAAAAAAAAGCAGGATGCAATCAGCTAAATATATTGGCGATAAGATCTTTACGATTGAATCTATTCAGCACCAAATAAACCGCTGGCGCTTACTTAATAAAAAGATCGTTTTTACAAATGGGGTGTTTGATATCTTACACGAAGGACATATTGCATCGTTAACAGAAGCGGCCACTTACGGTGATGTATTAATTGTAGGCTTAAATGCCGATGCTTCCGTCAAACGACTAAAAGGAGAAACAAGACCTGTAAACAATCAACATTCAAGAGCGATCTTATTATCCTCTTTAATAATGACAGATGCTATTGTTGTATTTGAAGAAGACACCCCTCTTGATCTTATTAAATCTATTCTACCTGATATATTGGTAAAAGGTGGTGATTATACCGTTGAACAAATTGCCGGCGCAAAAGAAGTGATTGCCAATGGCGGAGAAGTAAAGATAGTACCCATAGTAGAAGGATTTTCTACAACCGGAATTATAGAGAGGATGAAGAAATAATTTATTTCATTTATTGGGCAAAGAAGAAGAACATCTCGAAAAACGAAAGAGATAGTTGGATTTTTTAAATGTGCAATAGCATAACATCACTTAATTCTAATTTTGTAGTTTTGATCTTAAAAGAAAGAATATCCTATTTTGAATGAAACAGCTGAAATTTTTCCTTTTTTCTGTTATTATATCTTCTACAGGTTTAGGCCAAACTCCAATTGATCTTATACGAAAGAATGTTGATAGCTTACCTAATTTATCGCCCATTTTCGATGCTTTACAAAAGGCAGACAATAGCTCGGATCTTCGCATTAAAAACTTAAGCCCTTATTTTACCATTCAAGTAGATTCATCTTTAAAATATCAGTTAGAGATCAATAAAGATCCTTCTCAGTATTTTTTCTTTTTAAGAAACCAACCTGTCGGACTAAAAATAAACAAGGATAATGGGCTTATAACTGCCAGGATAGACAAATCCTATTTTTTATCCGGTCGCTTAAAATATAATTATGAATACAAAGTCGGAGTATGTGTACAAAACCTGAATGACCCTACAGACAAAATAGATACGTCTTTTACGATATTATTTTACAGTACAGAGATAATACCTTCTACTCTAAAGCCAACAGTAACTAAAAGCCTTATGGTAGATGAGGGTGATACAGTACGTTTTAAAATACAATGCGATAATGGAAGCTTCCCAATTGCTGCTATCACCTATATAAGCAATTATCCCATCAGGTCGCTAACACCTATAACAACTTGTGGCAGTGATTTTACATGGTATGCACCATATGATTTTGTAAAAGAAAATGATAAAGACAAACAACGTAAAGTTGATCTGTATTTTATTGGCACCAACGAATTTCATGCTTCCGATACAGCTCATATAGAAATGACCGTAAAACAAAGTATCAATTATCCCCAACAGGTATTAGAGTTTCAAACACTACAAGAGGATATAAAAACATATGTAGTTCAGTTAAAAGCAAGCTTTCGATTAGTTGATAAGAAAATAAAAAAGGTAAAGAAAACAAGAATATGTTTCGATCTTGCTTCTGCATCAACCGCATTAGGAGGAACTGTTTTTTCATCCATGCCCGGCTCTAATCAAAAAACGGTAGGCGCCATTTTGCCAAGTGTTGGTGTGGCGTTGGTACCTGTAAAAGAAGCGGTGGCTCCGGGTAATTCTTATGATCAAAATGTTGCAACACTTATCCGCAGCAGTATTAAACGACTGGAATATCTTTTAACGCAAAATACGTTGGTAGGTCCTCACGATCCAGACATTATCAATAAATGCGGAAAACTTAAAGAGGAATTAAAACAAACACAAATTCAACTCATCGATATCCCTATTGCCGAAGAAACACCGGATGAAAAAGAGGTGGATGACTACTTCAACAATCCTGAAGTAAATAAAAAATATAGGGTCAAGAAAAAATAAATGCTTAAAATTTATTTCTTAGCCATTGCTACCTTAGGAGCAAACCCGGTTTTTCGTATGCTCCACAACTCTTTTCCTATACCTGTTATAGAAACCATGTTCAATGGAAACTCTAACAATACATGGCAAAAACTTAAAAAGAACAACCAGTTTAGTCCTAATGAATAATTTATGCCATAAAGTATTAAAGAGGCTACCCACAAAATGATCACACCAACAAATCTTGCTTTAGGAACTTTATGCCAGCGAATAATTTCTGTTTTGCTGAACCAGTTCAGATAGTGATACGTATAAGCAAACGCTATAAAACGCATTAGTAAGATGCCCGTAGAGGAATGAAAAACAAGATTAGCTGCATTGCCGTAATCCATTGCAACGTTGCCGTTTTCATAATATAACAAATTTCCATGGGCATCTTTCAATTGATGAAAGGCTCCAAAGAAATGATCCAATACTTCTACGTTTAAACTAAAGAAGCCATCAGAGTCTGTTGTTTTACCGTACGCATTCATTCCGTATTCAGTTACCGGAACAAACGTTTTATCTCTAAATAAAAAGAAAAGTACAAAGGGGCAAAGCACAAAAACTATAAATGACCAAACACCCGAAGAACTACGAGCCTTCAATGCTCCATACAAAATAAAAAAGCCGGTAAACACATACACATGTACCAAAGTTGGCAATAACGCTCCTATAAAAAACGTAAAGCCGTCCCTGGCATCAGGTTGAAAAATGGCGTTTGAAATAAGCAAAACAAACAACAGCCCGAATATTTTAAAGAAAACATTTTGTACAAACACCATCAATAAAGAGCCTGCCAATGCAACAAAAATTATTTTATTTCCAAACTCACTGCTAAGCGGCAGATTAATACCCAATTTATGTGCTATTGCTTCTAACGCAATAAGTGCTCCTATGATCCAGAGAATAACATGATCGTGTTTACCTTTTGTAAAATATTGCCTGTCGTGCAGCCAGCTTATTTCAGTAAGATAATGTAAGGGTCCCATGAAGGCGTAGGCAAATAAAAAAACTTCAAATGGCATGATGAATGCAGCTACACAGCTTAGCAACATCAAACCAATATTTAAAACATTTATACGGGTATCTTTTGTCATGGCAAAATTTTTCGATAGGCAAGTTACTTAATTATTATGGTGTATAAAAAGCATACACATTCAAACAGCATTTATTTTAAGTAAAAATTAATATTGCTTTCTTTAGTAAAAATTGCATATTGCGTTTCAGCAAGGATAAAAATGCACAAAAGAAAAACAATCGCCAGAGATATAAGCTGGCTTTCCTTTAATGGGCGGGTATTACAAGAAGCTGCCGACACCAACGTACCATTACGTGAACGTATCAAGTTCATGGGTATTTTCTCCAATAATTTGGATGAATTCTTTCGTGTTCGTGTTGCCACATTAAAACGGCTTACTGAAGTAGGTAATAAAAAGAATATGTACCTCGATATTCCACCGGAATTGATACTGGAGGAAATACAGGAAAAAGTAATTGAACAGCAGCAGGTATTTGAAAATACATGGAATGATATTTTTCGTGAGTTGAAAAAACAAAAGATATTTCTCATTACTGAAAAGCAATTAACTAAAGAACAGCAAAAGTTTGTTACCAATTATTTTAATGAAGAGGTGCGCACAAACATTGTTCCGTTGATGATCGAAAGCATACAATCCTTCCCTACACTGAACGATAAGTCTATTTATCTTGCCTGCAAACTTTCTAAAGCGGATAAAAGTATTCCGCAAAAATTTGCGTTGGTAGCGGTTCCATCGAGAAGATTATCTCGTTTTTTGATACTGCCATCCAAACCCGGCGAACATCATATTATCTTATTGGAAGATGTAGTACGCTTTTGTTTGCCTTATCTTTTTTCATTTTTTGGGTACGATGTTTTTTCATCTTATATCATTAAAGTAACCCGTGATGCGGAGATAGATATTGATAATGACATCTCCACCTCTCTTATCCAAAAAATAGAAAAAGGAATTAAAAGTCGCAGAAAAGGCAAACCCGTACGTTTTGTTTTTGATAAAGAGATCGATGCCTCCTTACTAACGTACCTGGTTAAACGCTTAGGGCTATCGCAAAAAGACAATTTGATCGCCGGTGGCCGTATTCATAATTTTAAAGATTTTATTGACTTTCCGGAGGCTGTTTTTGAACAAAAGAATCCTCGGAAAAGACCGTTCATACATCCTGCACTAAGAAGCGCTCAACGTATTACGGATATAGTTTTGGAGAAAGATATTTTGCTGAACTTTCCTTATCATTCCTTTGACAGCGTTACCGATCTTTTGCGTGAAGCCGCCATTGACCCTGAAGTGACGAGCATTAAAATAACCTGTTATCGTTTAGCACCCCGTTCTAAAGTTATTAATGCGCTAACCAATGCTGTTCGTAACGGAAAAGAAGTAACTGTAGTATTGGAATTAAGAGCCCGTTTTGACGAAGAAGCAAACCTACAATGGAAAGAGGAACTGGAAGAAGAAGGCGTAAAAGTATTGCTGGGAGTGCATGACCTGAAAGTACATGCCAAGCTTTGTTTAATTAAAAAGAGAGTTAACAATCGCACCGTTCATTATGGCTTTGTAAGCACAGGCAATTTAAATGAACGAACTTCTAAAATATATGCCGACCATTGTTTGCTTACATCCGACAGAAATATAATGGCAGATGTGAACCGCATCTTTAATTACCTGGAGCAGCCTAAAGAAAGAATGGACCTGTTAAGATCCTGTAAAACATTATTGGTCTGCCCTACTTCCATGCGCAGGCAGTTAACCGATCTTTTAGATAAAGAAATAAAAGCAGCGAAAGCCAAAAAGCCTGCTGCCATTACGCTTAAGCTAAATTCTTTAAGTGATCTAAGCCTTATTGAGAAATTGTACGAAGCTGCAAAAGCAGGTGTAGAAATAAAAATGATCATACGTGGCATTTGCTGCATGTTTACGTCAAATAAACGTTTTAAAATTCCTGTGCAGGCCCTTAGCATTATTGATGAATACCTGGAGCATGCACGCATCCTTATCTTTCATAATAACGGGAAAGAAAAAGTATTTATTTCATCTGCAGATTGGATGGTTCGCAATCTCGACCACCGCGTAGAAGCTGCCTGTCCCATTTTTGAGAAAGAGATCAGGGATGAATTAAAGGATATTCTACAAATTCAGCTTTCCGACAATATAAAGGCCCGCATACTGGACAATGATCTTAACAATCAATATGTAAATCCGCGTAACAAAAAGAAGGTTCGCAGCCAGGTAGAAACCTACAATTATCTTCATCGAAAATTATCCACATCAACTTCGATTGATAGTCGTTAGCCTCTAGTCATTAGTTCATAGTATTATATTTGTGCTGTTGATTTTTTTGGGAACAAGCATTGATACCGCTACCAGCATTGTTGTGTCACTCACTTGTACTTTTTTGTTCTTTATTCATCACCTTTAGAACACATCAACAAATAAAATCACAAGGTTATTAAACAACTAAACTACTAAACCCATTTGTGAAGCTCGCAGCTATAGATATAGGAAGTAATGCCGCTAGATTATTAATTACTGAAGTAAAGCCTGATGAAAAAGGAAACACTTCGTTTAATAAGGTAAACTTAGTGCGTGTGCCACTGCGATTAGGCTTTGATGTATTTGAAACAGGCGCTATCTCCAAGCAAAGGATCGGAATGCTATTGCAAACCATGAAAGCATACAAACACTTATTGAATGCTTATGAAGTAAAACATTTAAAAGCCTGTGCCACCAGCGCCATGCGTGATGCAAAAAATGCTGCAGACATTATCCGTAAAGTAAGATTGGAAACGGAAATAGAAATTGAAGTTATCAGCGGTGATTATGAAGCCGGCATTATTTATGAAAATCATGTGGCTGAAAATTTAGACAAAGAACACAGCTACATGTATATTGATGTAGGCGGCGGCAGTACAGAGATCTCTTTTTTTAGCAATGGCATACTCACCTTTAAAGAATCTTTCAACATAGGTACCATACGTTTATTAAAAGGTATTGTAGATGAAAAGCAATGGGATTTTATGAAAGAAGTTGTACGTTCTATTACCAAAGGACAAAAAGAAGTAATAGCGATCGGTAGTGGCGGGAATATCAACAAAGTATTTTCATTAAGTAAAAAGAAAGACGGAAAACCTCTTACATTAGAGCTCCTGAAAGATTATTATAAAGAGCTTGGCAACTTTAGTTTAGAAGAAAGAATAAACATATACAACCTCCGCGAAGACAGAGCCGATGTGATCTTGCCGGCATTACAGATATTCATTAATATTATGCGCTGGGCAAATGCCAATGAAATTTATGTTCCTAAAATCGGATTAGTAGATGGATTGGTGAAACATTTGTGGGATGAGGTAAAGTAAGGTATTAATAAATCTTCAATACACTTTTCATCACAGAATCTTTCTGCTGTTGGGTAAGCTTATAATTATATTTATACAAAGCCCCTTCCCAATCACCATAATTAGCATTGGGAAAAACAATAAACTTTTTTCCAAACTCAGTAACCGAAGCATCCACATTTTGTTTACGTTCTTCTTCCGTTTTTCTATCAAATAAAGCACTAAAGTCTGACAGGTTATCTCCCATTAACAGCACAACTTCATAATCTTTCATCACCTGCAACCTTCTTGTTTCCTTACTGGATGATGATTGTTTTAATAATAAATGTGCACTGTCTGCGTCAGGCAAACCAAATTGTTGCAGGTTTTTTAAAGTGCCGCTACGTTCTTTCTCATCCCGGTTAGTAATGTAAAAAATGTTGATCCCTTTTGAATGGATATAGTTCAGCAAATTAGCAGCTCCCGGCATTGTATCAGCGGAAGATCTGCTTGTCCAATCGTACCAATCACTTTGAGTATATTCCTTACCGCTATATGCCTGGTGTACTGCAAAAGGACTATTATTTAAAATTGTTTCATCGATATCGGTAATAATGGCTTTAGGCTTTGTACTTTGGGCTACAAATTCATCTGCACGTAAACGGGCGATATTATACGATTGCAGGCAAAGCGCCCTATATTCAGCCGCACGTTGCTGAAAAAGAGAAGTAAATACCTTCCCGTTCAAACTAGTATTTTCAGGAGCTAATTGCCGGGTAGTTTTACAGGAACAAAACAGCACAGTAAATACTATACTAAGAAATAAGTAGCGTGTCATAAATGTTTAAAAGATAAATGTATGCAAAGTTGGTATTCTTCTTTACATAAACCTTATACAAAGTATTATCAATTTGTTTTCTCTTCTCAATGCTAAATGAAAGCAGCTTATACATTGTTTATTGGCAATTCAAAATAAAACACTGAACCCTCTCCTTCTTTACTTTCAGCCCAGATTTTACCGTTATGCAATTTTATTATTTGTGAACATATATAAAGTCCTAATCCAAAACCGGAAATACCGACACTTTTACCCGGAGCCCTATAAAAACGGTCGAATATTTTCCCCAATTCTTCGGCAGATATTCCTAAACCAAAATCCTTAACGCTTACAATTATAGAAGGATCAGTTTTTTTGATCCCAACTAAAATCTCTTTTCCATCAGCAGAATATTTAATAGCGTTCGATACAAAGTTCACAATTACCTGTTCAATACGATGCCTGTCTGCCAAAACAAACTGATCAACAGGCAAGGTATTTTTTACGATCATGTGCTTGTGCGTACTGATCTGCATATTATTAATACACTCGTCTACCAATTCATCAATATTAAATTGCTTGATATTAAGCTGTAATTGCCCGGATTGAATTTTTGATACATCCAGCAGGTCAACGATCAGATCCTGTAATTTTCTTGTTCCGCTTAACGCTTTCTGAACAAATATGCGCTTTGTTTCTTCCGTTTCAATTTCATCCAGTAATTCCAAAAATCCTTTAATGGTAGTTAAAGGTGTTTTCAATTCATGACTGGCTACACCAATAAATTCATCTTTCTTTTGATGGCTGCTGACAATCTCTTTTAATAGACTATTGAATTCAGCCGAAAGTGTAGAGATCTCATC
The Ferruginibacter albus DNA segment above includes these coding regions:
- a CDS encoding lysylphosphatidylglycerol synthase transmembrane domain-containing protein, producing the protein MNKRLRTILNYTLFLGIGVFLVWWQFHKMTNAELEKFKFALSNANYWLIIPVIIMAISAHISRAMRWKILIHPLGYNPSLFNTFSCVMSGYLANSFLPRFGEILRCTLLARYEKIPAEKLLGTIVFERIFDLLCYLIFIGLTILIQFKLVGSFIEESLENFIHSSSAEIALIKIIIAIVVLILVIIFIRRFFKKNSTSPIAVRLRNFFTGLSEGITTVKKMKQRRWFLAHTFFIWTMYLLQIYVGFNAIKEVSHLGLDAACSVLTLATIAMIVMPGGLGAFPKAVAWVLLLYSIEEPIGEAFGFLMWGVTTFIVLLFGIIFSVLMYYVNKKKQDAIS
- the rfaE2 gene encoding D-glycero-beta-D-manno-heptose 1-phosphate adenylyltransferase, which translates into the protein MQSAKYIGDKIFTIESIQHQINRWRLLNKKIVFTNGVFDILHEGHIASLTEAATYGDVLIVGLNADASVKRLKGETRPVNNQHSRAILLSSLIMTDAIVVFEEDTPLDLIKSILPDILVKGGDYTVEQIAGAKEVIANGGEVKIVPIVEGFSTTGIIERMKK
- the ppk1 gene encoding polyphosphate kinase 1; protein product: MHKRKTIARDISWLSFNGRVLQEAADTNVPLRERIKFMGIFSNNLDEFFRVRVATLKRLTEVGNKKNMYLDIPPELILEEIQEKVIEQQQVFENTWNDIFRELKKQKIFLITEKQLTKEQQKFVTNYFNEEVRTNIVPLMIESIQSFPTLNDKSIYLACKLSKADKSIPQKFALVAVPSRRLSRFLILPSKPGEHHIILLEDVVRFCLPYLFSFFGYDVFSSYIIKVTRDAEIDIDNDISTSLIQKIEKGIKSRRKGKPVRFVFDKEIDASLLTYLVKRLGLSQKDNLIAGGRIHNFKDFIDFPEAVFEQKNPRKRPFIHPALRSAQRITDIVLEKDILLNFPYHSFDSVTDLLREAAIDPEVTSIKITCYRLAPRSKVINALTNAVRNGKEVTVVLELRARFDEEANLQWKEELEEEGVKVLLGVHDLKVHAKLCLIKKRVNNRTVHYGFVSTGNLNERTSKIYADHCLLTSDRNIMADVNRIFNYLEQPKERMDLLRSCKTLLVCPTSMRRQLTDLLDKEIKAAKAKKPAAITLKLNSLSDLSLIEKLYEAAKAGVEIKMIIRGICCMFTSNKRFKIPVQALSIIDEYLEHARILIFHNNGKEKVFISSADWMVRNLDHRVEAACPIFEKEIRDELKDILQIQLSDNIKARILDNDLNNQYVNPRNKKKVRSQVETYNYLHRKLSTSTSIDSR
- a CDS encoding Ppx/GppA phosphatase family protein, which translates into the protein MKLAAIDIGSNAARLLITEVKPDEKGNTSFNKVNLVRVPLRLGFDVFETGAISKQRIGMLLQTMKAYKHLLNAYEVKHLKACATSAMRDAKNAADIIRKVRLETEIEIEVISGDYEAGIIYENHVAENLDKEHSYMYIDVGGGSTEISFFSNGILTFKESFNIGTIRLLKGIVDEKQWDFMKEVVRSITKGQKEVIAIGSGGNINKVFSLSKKKDGKPLTLELLKDYYKELGNFSLEERINIYNLREDRADVILPALQIFINIMRWANANEIYVPKIGLVDGLVKHLWDEVK
- a CDS encoding 5'-nucleotidase, lipoprotein e(P4) family — translated: MTRYLFLSIVFTVLFCSCKTTRQLAPENTSLNGKVFTSLFQQRAAEYRALCLQSYNIARLRADEFVAQSTKPKAIITDIDETILNNSPFAVHQAYSGKEYTQSDWYDWTSRSSADTMPGAANLLNYIHSKGINIFYITNRDEKERSGTLKNLQQFGLPDADSAHLLLKQSSSSKETRRLQVMKDYEVVLLMGDNLSDFSALFDRKTEEERKQNVDASVTEFGKKFIVFPNANYGDWEGALYKYNYKLTQQQKDSVMKSVLKIY
- a CDS encoding ATP-binding protein produces the protein MFSIRGLSIKSKLIGIQMFTCLLVLGLCFVAFLISSIKGYKERKVRSAESIAQVIGSNSVSAIQFLDNEAATKILENFQQVQTDVVNASILDKSGNVFATYTKKDYSTYHFPAPYVNSYQFEGDSLLYVYRNISKDKELFGTVCLQIQLTELQQIKQLNYTMTALLLIIGMLFSFIVAYINQRSISKPILSLVNVMEEIRNNGDYGQQVPVAGKDEISTLSAEFNSLLKEIVSSHQKKDEFIGVASHELKTPLTTIKGFLELLDEIETEETKRIFVQKALSGTRKLQDLIVDLLDVSKIQSGQLQLNIKQFNIDELVDECINNMQISTHKHMIVKNTLPVDQFVLADRHRIEQVIVNFVSNAIKYSADGKEILVGIKKTDPSIIVSVKDFGLGISAEELGKIFDRFYRAPGKSVGISGFGLGLYICSQIIKLHNGKIWAESKEGEGSVFYFELPINNV